The following are from one region of the Streptomyces rubrogriseus genome:
- a CDS encoding oxidoreductase, with translation MTTVNHWTPGDIPDQAGRTALITGGNSGIGLETAHALARHGARVILAGRSQTRLDQAAEAVRAATPEARTDTLVLDLSDLSSVRDTATRIAETETVDLLFNNAGVMNLPERRTTHDGLEMTVGTNHLGHFAFNAQVWPAVRRSTAARVITVSAIAARWPMGRLEDLMSEKSYRAMGAYAKSKRANIVYTLELARRTASSPVEALVVHPGSAMTNLQQHGTGSLSRLVTPIAARLLMGSAEGAAWPSLYAATSPHVQSGWFIGPAGRDQTSGTPRPAKLPTDADDPAAGRRLWAASEQLTGVPFDIEAGAAI, from the coding sequence GTGACGACAGTGAACCACTGGACCCCCGGTGACATCCCCGACCAGGCCGGCCGCACCGCGCTGATCACCGGCGGGAACAGCGGGATCGGACTCGAGACCGCCCACGCGCTCGCCCGGCACGGGGCCCGCGTCATCCTGGCCGGCCGCAGTCAGACCAGGCTGGACCAGGCCGCGGAGGCTGTGCGCGCCGCGACCCCAGAGGCCCGGACGGACACCCTCGTGCTCGACCTCTCCGACCTCTCCTCCGTCCGCGACACCGCCACTCGGATCGCCGAGACCGAGACGGTCGACCTGCTCTTCAACAACGCGGGCGTGATGAACCTGCCCGAGCGGCGAACCACCCACGACGGCCTCGAGATGACGGTCGGCACCAATCACCTCGGCCACTTCGCCTTCAACGCCCAGGTCTGGCCGGCCGTGCGCCGCTCGACCGCAGCGCGCGTGATCACCGTCAGTGCCATCGCGGCGCGGTGGCCGATGGGCAGGCTGGAGGACCTGATGAGTGAAAAGAGCTACCGCGCCATGGGCGCCTACGCCAAGTCCAAGCGCGCCAACATCGTCTACACCCTCGAACTCGCGCGCCGCACTGCGAGCAGCCCCGTCGAGGCACTCGTCGTGCACCCGGGGTCGGCGATGACCAATCTCCAGCAGCACGGCACCGGCAGCCTGAGCCGCCTGGTGACCCCGATCGCCGCACGCCTGCTCATGGGCTCTGCCGAGGGCGCCGCTTGGCCTTCTCTGTATGCGGCGACCAGTCCGCACGTCCAGTCGGGCTGGTTCATCGGCCCCGCCGGACGCGACCAGACTTCCGGCACCCCCAGGCCCGCCAAGCTCCCCACAGACGCCGACGACCCCGCGGCGGGCAGGCGGCTCTGGGCGGCGAGCGAACAGCTCACGGGTGTCCCTTTCGACATCGAAGCAGGGGCCGCCATCTAA
- a CDS encoding RICIN domain-containing protein — MTDADRRIGAEISPFPPFLKITTTDVGAIFRRRRRSVTQTGPFLIISVDSGLAMDTAFRTEDSSHPHLWTAHGQVHQLWRLIPSGHEGEVRIVSLSNNLFLDGRGSHEGDHPQMCAETNGPRQRWRLKPAPGHRAHYLENAATGLVLDRPHEAERGTWPVLWSEHSGVNQHWLLVMPFAAPPTA, encoded by the coding sequence GTGACAGATGCAGACCGTCGAATCGGCGCGGAAATCAGTCCCTTTCCACCTTTTCTGAAGATCACCACCACCGATGTGGGTGCGATCTTCCGGCGGCGTCGACGCAGCGTCACACAGACGGGCCCGTTCCTCATCATATCCGTGGATTCCGGCCTTGCGATGGACACGGCCTTCCGGACCGAGGACAGTTCACATCCGCATCTGTGGACAGCGCACGGTCAGGTCCATCAGTTGTGGCGGCTCATTCCCTCGGGGCATGAAGGCGAAGTGCGCATCGTCTCCCTCAGCAACAACCTGTTTCTCGACGGCCGCGGCAGTCACGAGGGGGATCATCCGCAGATGTGCGCCGAGACCAATGGGCCGCGGCAGCGGTGGCGCCTCAAGCCGGCTCCCGGCCATCGCGCGCACTATCTTGAGAACGCCGCAACCGGTCTGGTGCTCGACAGGCCGCATGAAGCGGAGCGTGGCACCTGGCCGGTGCTGTGGAGCGAACACTCTGGTGTCAATCAACACTGGTTGCTCGTCATGCCCTTCGCCGCACCGCCTACTGCCTGA
- a CDS encoding protein kinase family protein yields the protein MDVTESGHAARVSAYAAVGSRLSLLSDRRLGDAVSAAPSLGRGIGGRAAELDVEGMRVFVKRVPLTDIELRPEHVRSTANVFDLPLFYQYGVGSTGFGAWRELAAHILTTGWALKNEYAGFPLLYHWRVLPDSPPAGFVDGFGGVEGAVAHWEGSSAVRRRLEAIGSSSFSLVLFLEHVPQTLAEWLVDSRDATPRQSGESPYPWVENALSRGTELMSARGLVHFDAHFANLLTDGQRVYFADFGLALSRDFELSSEERDFLDDHLVYDRSYAPNHLLRHHLPHHVRGGTEHGAFLREWVDGCQPADIAPDIGAIIDRHAPHAIVLDDFHHRLLTQSKRTPFPAAEVERALAGGPGEQGSSL from the coding sequence ATGGATGTGACCGAGTCAGGGCATGCCGCGCGAGTGTCCGCCTACGCGGCCGTGGGATCACGGCTGTCCCTGTTGAGTGACCGTCGGCTTGGGGATGCGGTGTCCGCGGCGCCGAGTCTCGGCCGCGGTATCGGCGGTAGGGCGGCGGAGTTGGACGTCGAGGGGATGCGCGTCTTCGTCAAGCGGGTCCCGCTGACAGACATCGAGTTGCGGCCGGAGCACGTGCGGTCGACAGCCAATGTGTTCGATCTCCCTCTCTTCTACCAGTACGGCGTGGGGTCGACGGGGTTCGGTGCCTGGCGTGAGCTGGCCGCGCACATCTTGACGACGGGATGGGCACTGAAGAACGAGTACGCGGGTTTCCCGCTGCTGTATCACTGGCGGGTATTGCCGGACAGTCCTCCTGCCGGCTTCGTTGACGGGTTCGGCGGAGTGGAGGGCGCCGTGGCACATTGGGAGGGATCGTCGGCCGTGCGTCGTCGGCTGGAGGCCATCGGTAGCTCCTCCTTCAGCCTGGTGCTCTTCCTGGAGCACGTGCCACAGACGCTCGCCGAGTGGCTGGTCGACAGCCGAGACGCGACCCCACGGCAGTCGGGCGAGTCGCCCTATCCGTGGGTCGAGAATGCGCTGTCCCGGGGGACGGAGTTGATGAGCGCGCGCGGACTGGTCCACTTCGACGCGCACTTCGCCAATCTGCTCACCGACGGACAGCGGGTGTACTTCGCGGACTTCGGGCTCGCGTTGAGCCGCGATTTCGAACTCTCGTCGGAGGAGCGTGATTTCCTCGATGATCACCTCGTGTACGACCGCTCCTACGCACCGAACCACCTGCTTCGCCACCACCTGCCACACCACGTGCGCGGTGGCACCGAACACGGAGCCTTCCTGCGCGAATGGGTCGACGGCTGCCAACCCGCCGACATTGCGCCCGACATCGGCGCGATCATCGACCGTCACGCTCCGCACGCAATCGTGCTGGACGACTTCCATCACCGACTGCTTACCCAGAGCAAGCGCACTCCCTTCCCCGCAGCTGAGGTCGAGCGGGCGTTGGCTGGTGGTCCAGGTGAGCAGGGCAGCAGCCTCTGA
- a CDS encoding SMI1/KNR4 family protein, with the protein MTDDFERRHGFPPGVNEVRLADSADRAAARTLARDGLVPADLVTFYGSIGEVTWADVGNGCFVDPAADVLLRFKHYGTVDVDAGQKNRGLVIGSNGGGLSYVAGPGGLIHRTRTSSLDEPELDRVADDLRQFLELLESSLTRFVTDGDPGCL; encoded by the coding sequence ATGACAGACGACTTCGAGCGCCGGCACGGCTTTCCCCCGGGAGTCAACGAGGTACGGCTGGCCGACAGCGCCGACCGGGCCGCGGCTCGCACGCTCGCCCGGGACGGCCTCGTCCCTGCCGACCTGGTCACCTTCTACGGCAGCATCGGCGAGGTCACCTGGGCGGACGTCGGTAACGGCTGCTTCGTCGACCCTGCAGCCGATGTCCTTCTGCGGTTCAAGCACTACGGCACTGTCGATGTCGATGCCGGCCAGAAGAACCGTGGTCTGGTCATCGGCTCCAACGGTGGAGGCCTGTCCTATGTCGCCGGCCCTGGCGGATTGATCCACCGGACACGGACGTCGTCGCTGGACGAACCCGAACTCGACCGGGTAGCTGATGACCTGCGGCAGTTTCTCGAACTGCTGGAAAGTTCCCTGACACGGTTCGTCACCGACGGCGATCCGGGGTGCCTGTAG
- a CDS encoding SDR family oxidoreductase codes for MDLSNRTVLIVGGTSGIGRELACRFAAAGSVVAVAGRSPRALSELAEEGLGTFLADVTDSFSVESLRDAVLDRYPELDTVVTMSGVMLLEDLRDPAHFEAADTTIDTNLLGTIRVIDAFTPHLVRRGAGTFITVSSGIAFLPFPPMPSYAASKAAVHAYSEALRAQLDGTGVGVVELVPPAVATAGQEEVNPHALPLDDFATEVMHLLAQDPTPHEILVKGVLTHRWAERDGTYDDLVARRSRAMIRPHE; via the coding sequence GTGGATCTCTCCAACCGCACCGTTCTCATCGTCGGCGGAACCTCGGGCATCGGGCGAGAGCTCGCGTGCCGGTTCGCCGCTGCGGGCAGCGTCGTGGCCGTCGCCGGCCGCAGTCCGAGAGCGCTTTCGGAACTCGCCGAAGAAGGCTTGGGTACCTTCCTTGCAGACGTTACCGACAGTTTCTCCGTCGAGTCCCTGCGTGACGCCGTGCTCGACCGGTATCCCGAGCTGGACACCGTGGTGACCATGTCGGGCGTCATGCTCCTTGAGGACCTGCGCGATCCCGCGCACTTCGAGGCGGCCGACACGACGATCGACACCAACCTGCTCGGCACCATCCGGGTCATCGACGCCTTCACCCCCCACCTGGTCCGACGGGGCGCCGGTACCTTCATCACCGTCTCCTCCGGCATCGCCTTCCTGCCGTTTCCGCCCATGCCCAGCTACGCCGCCTCCAAGGCCGCGGTGCACGCCTACTCCGAGGCCCTGCGCGCGCAACTCGACGGCACCGGTGTCGGCGTCGTCGAGCTGGTCCCGCCGGCCGTCGCCACGGCGGGACAGGAGGAGGTGAATCCGCACGCGCTGCCACTCGATGACTTCGCCACCGAGGTAATGCACCTGCTGGCGCAGGACCCCACCCCCCACGAAATCCTCGTAAAGGGCGTCCTCACGCACCGCTGGGCCGAGCGCGACGGCACCTATGACGACCTCGTCGCCCGTCGCTCCCGTGCCATGATCCGACCTCATGAGTGA
- a CDS encoding helix-turn-helix transcriptional regulator codes for MKDESGNRLGSYLRARRELITPAQAGIPPGGNRRVPGLRREEVALLAGISPDYYLRLERGRDKNPSPQVLESLARVLQLDDIERTYLLGLAAAHPRAPRRKRPEHVPARVHELLAHLPIPAFVEGRAFDVLASNPMAVALSPRLRPGQNRLRDLLLDPEEQEFHQDWPKATADFVAALRTTIGDDTDNPRFVELVGELALSSQRFRTLWARHDVRSLDGGSTTVHHPVVGDLRLHRDKLPVDDVILVVYYPDKDSDSDEKLRLLAGLSHPESAGRQRSASSTGGRSPQ; via the coding sequence ATGAAGGACGAATCCGGCAACCGGCTCGGCAGCTACCTCCGTGCCCGGCGTGAGCTGATCACCCCGGCCCAGGCGGGGATCCCGCCCGGCGGCAACCGCCGCGTGCCCGGCCTGCGCCGGGAGGAAGTCGCCCTGCTCGCCGGAATCAGTCCCGACTACTACCTGCGTCTGGAACGGGGGCGAGACAAGAACCCCTCACCGCAGGTTCTCGAATCACTCGCACGCGTTCTGCAGCTCGACGACATCGAACGGACGTACCTGCTCGGCCTCGCCGCGGCCCACCCCAGGGCGCCGCGCCGCAAGCGGCCCGAGCACGTACCGGCGCGCGTGCACGAACTGCTCGCCCACCTTCCGATCCCCGCGTTCGTCGAAGGGCGCGCGTTCGACGTCCTGGCCTCCAACCCGATGGCCGTCGCACTCTCCCCCCGCCTGCGGCCCGGGCAGAACCGGCTTCGCGATCTCCTCCTCGACCCGGAGGAACAGGAGTTCCACCAGGACTGGCCGAAGGCCACCGCCGATTTCGTCGCCGCCCTTCGCACGACCATCGGGGACGACACCGACAACCCCCGGTTCGTCGAACTCGTCGGAGAACTCGCACTGTCCAGTCAGCGGTTCCGTACCCTGTGGGCCCGCCACGACGTCCGCAGCCTCGACGGAGGCAGCACCACCGTCCACCACCCCGTCGTCGGTGACCTACGCCTCCACCGCGACAAACTCCCCGTGGACGACGTCATCCTCGTCGTGTACTACCCCGACAAGGACAGCGACAGCGACGAGAAACTACGGCTTCTCGCCGGACTCTCCCACCCCGAGTCCGCCGGCAGGCAACGCTCCGCAAGCAGCACCGGAGGGCGTTCCCCACAGTAA
- a CDS encoding SDR family oxidoreductase → MPRRHIDITIPDLRDTRAVVTGASDGMGLGMAVRLAAAGARVILPVRNPRKGEAALAKIRQHAPDADVSLRSLDLSSLASVAALGKTLLEEGRPIHLLINNAGVMTPPERQTTVDGFELQFGTNHLGHFALVAHLLPLLRAGQARVTSQVSIAANQHAINWDDLNWERSYNGRKAYSQSKIALGLFALELNRRSQEGGWAITSNLSHPGVAPTSLLAARPEVGRDKDTVLVRMIRAMSARGAVVGTVETAQLPALMAATSPDAKPGGFYGPSGPGHLGGPPGEQELYSRLRSGEDARRVWRTSEELTGTRLR, encoded by the coding sequence ATGCCACGTCGACACATTGACATCACGATTCCCGACCTGCGTGACACGCGGGCCGTCGTCACCGGAGCGAGCGACGGAATGGGACTCGGTATGGCGGTCCGCCTGGCCGCAGCCGGCGCGCGGGTCATCCTGCCCGTCCGCAATCCACGCAAGGGCGAGGCGGCGCTGGCCAAGATCCGTCAGCACGCCCCCGACGCGGACGTGTCGCTGCGCAGCCTCGACCTGTCCTCACTCGCCTCCGTCGCGGCGCTCGGCAAGACGCTGCTGGAGGAGGGCCGGCCCATCCACCTGCTCATCAACAACGCCGGCGTCATGACCCCGCCCGAGAGGCAGACCACCGTCGACGGATTCGAGCTGCAGTTCGGCACCAACCACCTTGGGCACTTCGCCCTCGTAGCCCACCTGCTCCCCCTCCTGCGGGCCGGACAGGCACGCGTCACCTCGCAGGTCAGCATCGCGGCCAACCAGCACGCCATCAACTGGGACGACCTGAACTGGGAACGCTCCTACAACGGCAGGAAGGCCTACAGCCAGTCGAAGATCGCCCTCGGGCTCTTCGCTCTGGAACTCAACAGGCGTAGCCAGGAAGGCGGTTGGGCCATCACCAGTAATCTCTCCCACCCCGGGGTGGCTCCTACGAGCCTGCTCGCGGCACGCCCCGAGGTCGGCCGGGACAAGGACACGGTGCTGGTTCGCATGATCCGGGCCATGTCCGCCCGCGGCGCCGTCGTGGGGACCGTGGAGACCGCGCAGCTTCCCGCTCTCATGGCCGCTACTTCCCCCGATGCCAAGCCCGGCGGATTCTACGGGCCCAGCGGCCCCGGCCACCTGGGTGGGCCACCCGGAGAACAGGAGCTCTACTCCCGCCTGCGCAGCGGCGAGGACGCCCGGCGCGTCTGGCGAACCTCCGAGGAACTCACGGGCACCCGCCTGCGGTAA
- a CDS encoding helix-turn-helix transcriptional regulator produces MIDRSGLAQFLRQRREALQPEDVGLPRGRRRRTSGLRREEVAALCHMSTDYYARLERERGPQPSQQMIVSIAQGLHLSLDERDHLFRLAGHTPPPRGTDGEHIGPGLLRILDRLDDTPAEIVTELGETLRQTRLGIALTGDQTRYSGPARSIGYRWFTDPATRQLYHPDDHAFLTRMFASGLREVATLRGPGSRAARYADLLLAQSEEFRRVWKDHMVGIRPKEVKRFVHPEVGALELTCQTLLDPSQAHMLLVYTATPGGESYEKLQLLSVIGAQTLP; encoded by the coding sequence GTGATCGATCGATCCGGTCTGGCACAGTTCCTACGGCAGCGCCGGGAGGCGCTGCAGCCCGAGGACGTCGGTCTCCCGCGAGGACGGCGCCGCAGGACCAGCGGGCTTCGCCGGGAAGAGGTGGCCGCGCTGTGCCACATGTCGACCGACTACTACGCACGTCTGGAGCGAGAGCGCGGGCCCCAGCCGTCCCAGCAGATGATCGTCTCCATCGCGCAGGGCCTGCATCTCTCCCTCGACGAGCGCGACCACCTGTTCCGGCTGGCCGGGCACACCCCGCCCCCGCGGGGCACGGACGGCGAGCACATCGGTCCCGGCCTGCTGCGCATCCTCGACCGCCTCGACGACACTCCCGCGGAGATCGTCACCGAGCTCGGCGAAACGCTACGGCAGACCCGGCTCGGCATCGCACTCACTGGCGACCAGACCCGCTACAGCGGCCCGGCCCGCAGTATCGGCTACCGCTGGTTCACCGACCCCGCCACAAGACAGCTCTACCACCCTGACGACCACGCGTTCCTCACCCGGATGTTCGCCTCCGGCCTGCGGGAGGTGGCCACGCTGCGAGGCCCCGGTTCCCGCGCGGCCCGCTACGCCGACTTGCTGCTTGCCCAAAGCGAGGAATTCCGCCGGGTGTGGAAGGACCACATGGTCGGAATCCGGCCCAAGGAGGTGAAACGCTTCGTCCATCCCGAGGTCGGCGCACTGGAGCTGACCTGCCAGACGCTGCTCGATCCGAGCCAGGCGCACATGCTTCTCGTCTACACCGCCACGCCCGGCGGCGAGAGTTACGAGAAGCTCCAGCTGCTCTCCGTGATCGGCGCACAGACGCTGCCATGA
- a CDS encoding FadR/GntR family transcriptional regulator: MAAYSTRGVHGQVVQSLGARIVGGAVPEGTTLDVRALGEELDVSLTVMRESLKVLAGKGLVDARQKRGTFVRARKDWNLLDADVIRWRVEGGAGEDLMRDLADVRSIIEPAAAHRAALHRTQADLDALEAALGLMGRARTDSSDAAEADAAFHRALLVATGNEMLARMDMLLEPGLRERDRLVHAHASVDDPVPSHRAVLDAVRDGDAARAELAMLDLLAKAVEDLDQVAGRSVDAAGRRSSRTG; the protein is encoded by the coding sequence ATGGCGGCCTACAGCACCCGCGGCGTGCACGGACAGGTGGTCCAGTCGCTCGGAGCGCGCATAGTGGGTGGCGCCGTACCGGAGGGCACCACGCTTGACGTGCGGGCGCTGGGGGAGGAGCTCGACGTCAGTCTGACCGTCATGCGGGAGTCGCTGAAGGTCCTCGCCGGCAAGGGCCTCGTCGACGCACGGCAGAAGCGGGGCACGTTCGTCAGGGCGCGCAAGGACTGGAACCTGCTCGACGCGGACGTCATCCGTTGGCGTGTCGAAGGAGGGGCCGGTGAGGATCTGATGCGAGACCTCGCCGATGTCCGGTCCATCATCGAGCCTGCCGCTGCCCATCGTGCCGCCCTGCACCGGACCCAGGCCGACCTCGATGCCTTGGAAGCGGCGCTCGGCCTCATGGGGCGGGCCCGAACGGATTCGTCCGACGCGGCCGAGGCCGACGCGGCCTTCCACCGCGCGCTTCTGGTGGCCACCGGCAACGAGATGCTGGCCCGCATGGACATGCTGCTGGAACCGGGCCTGCGGGAGCGGGACCGTCTCGTCCATGCCCATGCGTCCGTCGACGACCCCGTGCCCAGTCACCGTGCCGTTCTCGATGCCGTGCGCGACGGTGACGCCGCCCGAGCCGAACTCGCCATGCTCGACCTGCTGGCGAAGGCGGTCGAAGACTTGGACCAGGTCGCCGGGCGATCGGTCGATGCCGCCGGCCGCAGGTCCTCCCGGACCGGCTGA
- a CDS encoding SDR family NAD(P)-dependent oxidoreductase, whose product MPSMYPPPSGAVPRFDGRVAVVTGAAGGIGAAVARRLADEGARVLVADIDTTEGERTARAIRDAGGEAMFHPTDVSDEESWTAALDAVRGAYGPVSALVSNAYAVRVAPAHDTTLDQWNQQLGVTLTGAFLGFRACLDDLRATRGSAVLVSSVHALVGLPGRPAYASAKAGLTGLARQLAVEYGPDVRVNALLPGPVLTRAWDGIGEEDRRRSAEQTVAARLGRPEEVAGATAFLLSEDASFVTGASLVVDGGWSAYKTSS is encoded by the coding sequence ATGCCGTCCATGTATCCGCCGCCTTCCGGGGCCGTGCCCCGTTTCGACGGACGCGTCGCCGTGGTCACGGGCGCGGCAGGGGGGATCGGCGCGGCTGTAGCGCGACGGCTCGCCGACGAGGGGGCCCGCGTCCTGGTCGCCGACATCGACACGACGGAAGGGGAGCGCACGGCCCGCGCCATCCGGGACGCCGGGGGAGAGGCGATGTTCCACCCGACCGACGTGAGCGACGAAGAGTCCTGGACCGCGGCGCTGGACGCCGTTCGCGGAGCCTACGGTCCCGTCTCCGCTCTCGTCTCCAACGCCTACGCCGTGCGCGTCGCCCCCGCCCACGACACCACACTCGACCAGTGGAACCAGCAGCTCGGTGTCACGCTGACCGGCGCCTTCCTCGGCTTTCGCGCCTGCCTGGACGACTTGCGCGCCACCCGTGGCAGCGCCGTCCTGGTCTCCTCGGTCCACGCCCTCGTCGGACTGCCCGGCCGCCCCGCCTATGCCTCGGCCAAGGCCGGACTCACCGGACTGGCCCGCCAGTTGGCCGTCGAGTACGGGCCCGACGTCCGGGTCAACGCGCTGCTGCCCGGTCCCGTCCTCACGCGCGCCTGGGACGGTATCGGCGAGGAGGACCGGCGGCGCAGCGCCGAGCAGACCGTCGCCGCGCGGCTCGGGCGTCCCGAAGAGGTCGCCGGGGCCACGGCTTTTCTGCTGAGCGAGGACGCGTCTTTCGTCACCGGCGCATCGCTGGTCGTCGATGGCGGCTGGAGCGCCTACAAGACCTCTTCCTGA
- the dgoD gene encoding galactonate dehydratase encodes MKITRIETFAVPPRWLLCRVETDDGVVGWGEPMVEGRAATVRTAVEELSELLVGQDPLRIEDHWQTMSKGSFYRGGPVLSSAVAGLDQALWDIAGKVYGAPVYQLLGGPVRDRVRAYTWVGGDEPARIAEAVREQVEAGFTAVKMNACGRMNRLATVRDIDEVVSRADAAREALGDDRDFAVDFHGRFTVANAAKVLPHLAPYNPLFVEEPVLPEYTHRLRDLTASSPVPLALGERLYSRTDVLPALTAGVAVLQPDLSHAGGISEVRRIAALAETFDVLMAPHCPLGPVSLAASLQVAFGTPNFLIQEQSIGIHYNVGAGPLDYLVDTSPLRFHDGHLLRTDVPGLGIEVDEKAVRAADNTVSDWHNPVWRHTDGSFAEW; translated from the coding sequence ATGAAGATCACCCGCATCGAGACGTTCGCCGTGCCGCCGCGCTGGCTGCTGTGCCGTGTCGAGACGGACGACGGCGTCGTCGGCTGGGGCGAGCCCATGGTCGAGGGCCGTGCGGCCACTGTTCGCACCGCCGTGGAGGAGCTGTCCGAACTGCTCGTCGGCCAGGACCCGCTGCGTATCGAGGACCACTGGCAGACCATGTCCAAAGGGTCGTTCTACCGTGGCGGTCCGGTTCTCTCCAGCGCCGTCGCCGGACTCGACCAGGCACTGTGGGACATCGCCGGCAAGGTGTACGGCGCCCCCGTGTACCAGTTGCTCGGCGGCCCCGTGCGTGACCGGGTCCGGGCCTACACCTGGGTCGGCGGCGACGAGCCCGCACGGATTGCCGAAGCCGTCCGGGAGCAGGTGGAGGCGGGTTTCACCGCCGTCAAGATGAACGCCTGCGGCCGGATGAACCGGCTGGCGACCGTCCGGGACATCGACGAGGTCGTCTCCCGTGCGGACGCAGCCCGGGAAGCCCTCGGCGACGACCGGGACTTCGCCGTCGACTTCCACGGCCGCTTCACCGTCGCCAACGCCGCCAAAGTGCTGCCGCACCTCGCCCCGTACAACCCGCTGTTCGTCGAGGAACCCGTACTCCCCGAGTACACCCACCGGTTGCGGGACCTGACCGCGTCGTCCCCCGTACCGCTGGCCCTCGGCGAGCGCCTCTACTCGCGCACCGACGTCCTGCCCGCCCTCACCGCCGGAGTGGCCGTCCTCCAGCCCGACCTCTCGCACGCCGGCGGCATCTCCGAGGTCCGCCGGATCGCCGCGCTCGCCGAGACATTCGACGTACTCATGGCACCGCACTGCCCGCTGGGGCCCGTCTCGCTCGCCGCCAGCCTCCAAGTCGCCTTCGGCACCCCGAACTTCCTGATCCAGGAGCAGAGCATAGGCATCCACTACAACGTGGGCGCCGGTCCGCTGGACTACCTGGTCGACACCTCGCCGCTGCGGTTCCACGACGGCCACCTGCTGCGCACCGACGTCCCCGGCCTCGGTATCGAGGTGGACGAGAAGGCGGTCCGCGCCGCCGACAACACCGTCTCGGACTGGCACAACCCGGTGTGGCGGCACACCGACGGCTCCTTCGCCGAATGGTGA
- a CDS encoding bifunctional 4-hydroxy-2-oxoglutarate aldolase/2-dehydro-3-deoxy-phosphogluconate aldolase: protein MNAPQPRATDSFSAVLRRTRLAAIVRGPDADAALRAVLALLDEGVSLVEVSLNTADALGVIRRAVAEAGPTAFVGAGTVLTEDDVARAREAGASWIVTPALTESVAASARVGLPVLAGALTPTEAVAARRAGADAVKLFPASIGGPAYLKALRDPFPDLPLVPVGGVDPTSAEQYLAHGAVAVGVGSPLVGDAAHGGDLDALRERARRFVELCAADTARGQA, encoded by the coding sequence ATGAACGCCCCGCAGCCCCGCGCCACCGACAGCTTCTCCGCCGTGCTGCGGCGCACCCGGCTGGCCGCCATCGTGCGCGGCCCGGATGCCGACGCCGCGCTGCGCGCCGTCCTGGCCCTGCTCGACGAGGGCGTGTCCCTCGTCGAGGTCTCGCTCAACACCGCCGACGCCCTCGGTGTCATCCGCCGGGCCGTCGCCGAGGCCGGTCCCACGGCCTTCGTCGGCGCGGGCACCGTGCTGACCGAGGACGACGTCGCCCGCGCCCGGGAGGCCGGCGCGAGCTGGATCGTGACTCCCGCGCTCACCGAGTCCGTGGCGGCCTCGGCCCGAGTCGGCCTGCCGGTCCTGGCCGGCGCCCTGACCCCGACCGAGGCCGTCGCCGCCCGGCGCGCCGGAGCCGACGCCGTCAAACTCTTCCCCGCCTCGATCGGCGGCCCCGCCTACCTCAAGGCCCTCCGCGACCCCTTCCCGGACCTGCCCCTCGTACCGGTCGGCGGGGTCGACCCGACCAGCGCCGAGCAGTACCTCGCGCACGGCGCCGTCGCGGTCGGCGTCGGCTCCCCGCTGGTGGGCGACGCCGCGCACGGCGGCGACCTGGACGCCCTGCGCGAACGCGCCCGCCGCTTCGTCGAACTCTGCGCCGCCGACACCGCGCGGGGACAGGCATGA